The DNA sequence CAGCGCCTAGGCTCGATCCATGGACTCCGATCGGCGCACCCGGCTGACCCCGGACGAGCGCCGCGCGCAACTCGTCGCGCTCGGCGTCGCGCACCTCGCCGACCAGCCGCTCGACACCCTCACGATCGAGGAGCTGTCTGCGCGCGCGGGCGTGTCCCGCGCCCTCCTGTTCCACTACTTCGGGTCCAAGCAAGGCCTCCACCGGGAGGTCGTCCGCACCGCGCGGGACAGCATGCTGCACGCCACGGAGCCCGTCCCCGAGCTGCCGCCGCGCGAGCGGCTGCGCGACACGCTGACCCGCATCGTCGCCTTCGTGCGCGACCACAGCGGAACGTTCTACTCGCTGGTCCGCGGCATCGCCAGCGGCGACGAGGAGGTGCGCGTCGTGATCGAGGAGGCCAGGGCCGAGCAGGCCGAGCGCGTGCTCGCGGTGTTCCTCGAGCTCGGCGCGGCCGACACCCCGCTGCTGCGGATCGGCCTGCGCTCCTGGATCGCGTTCGCGGAGGACGTGCTGGTCGCGAGCGCGATCGGCACCGACCTCCCGTCGGAGAGCATCGTCGCCTTCCTGGAGCGCAGCGCGAACGGGGTGGTGGAGGCGGTCCCGGCCGCGTAGCGCCCGTCCCGGCTAGATCCCTTCCTCGTCCAGGTCGTCCTGCGTCAGGATCCCGTCGTCCGGGTTCCCCTCCGGATCGTGCTCGTCGTAGTCCGGCTCGGCCTCGCGCGCCTGACCGCCGGTCGGTCCGTCGTTGCCGTCGCCCGGTCCGTTCCACACCGTCTCGCCCGCGACGCCGTCGTTGGTCACCAGCTCGTCGGCGAAGTCGGCCTCCGCGATCGGGTCGTCCAGCGCGTAGTCGACCTCGCCGTCGCCGGGGTCGACCCAGCCGGCGGTGTCCCCGGCGTCGGAGTCGCCGATCTCCGGCTCGTCCGCGCCGTCCAGCGGAATGCGGTCGTCCATCCTCGTCCCCTCTCTCCTGCGGTCGGCTGTTCGGGCCGAACGTACACCCGCGCGCCGGCGCCGCAGGAGAGGGGAGCGACGACTAGGGCTTCGGGAAGCTGTAGGTGCCGCTCGAGCCGGCGTCCTTGACCGCCGCCGCGACGAAGGCCGCGAACTGCGACGCGTCGGTGAAGCCGCCCTGGTAGCGCTCGCCGTTCACGAACACGGTCGGCGTGCCGAAGCTGCCGGTCGACGGGTTCTTGAGCTGGGAGTTGCCCACCGCCTCGTTCGTGCGGTCGGTCACGAACTTCGAGAAGGTCTGCTGGTTCACGCACTTCGTGACGTCAGCGGAGTCCACCCCCACCGTCTTGAACAGCGACAGCATCTTGGCGTTCGTCAGGCCGGAGCCGGTCTGCTCGTCCGGCTGGTTGGCGAACAGCGCGCTGTTGGCGTCGAAGAACTTGTCGGGCTCGTAGTTCGCCACGCACGACATCGCCGCCGCGGCGCGGGTCGAGTACTGGTTGTTGGTGCTGGAGTCGAGGATGGCGATCGGGTGGATCTCGAGCGTCGCCGTGCCGTCCGCCATCATCTGCTTCATCTGCGAGGAGTTCGTGGTCTCGAACTGGTCGCAGTACGGGCACTGGTAGTCCAGCCAGATCTGGATGTGCGCGGTCTTGCCGTCGAGCGTCTGCGTGGTCGGGGTCGGCTTCGCGCCCTGCGCGATGGCCGGGGTGGTGACCGCCTTGTCGGACTTGGTCAGCAGGAGGCCGCCGCTGAGCATGTTCTTCGGGTTGGCGACGCTGCTGGATGCGCTGACACTGGTGAAGATGATGACGCCGACGATGGTGAGCACCGCGATGATGCCGACGATCACCGAGCTCTGCACGATGATCTTGCGCCGTTTGGCCTTCTTCGCGGCCTCCTCACGCATCCGGCGAGCGGTCTCGCGCGCCTCGGCACGGCGATCGTTCTTCGTCGGGGTCGTCGCGCCTCTGCCCGTAGCAGCCATTCAGGTCATTCCATTCGAGAAAGTGGACAAGTCTCCAGGAGCAAGAGTATGGGCAAAAGCTTTGGATGTGCCGAACACCCGGCTAGCGTGGGCCCGGTGATGACTTGCGAGAGCGCACGATGACGGCCGACGACGCGGCGCGCAGCTCCGGCTCCGCGACCGCGGGGGCCGAATACGCCGCGCGGCTCCGCCGGCTCGACCAGTCCCGGTGGCGGCGCGTGCTCAACGTCCAGGCGCCGTACCGCTGGAACATCCGGCGGCTGCAGCTCGGCCGGGTGCTCGACGTCGGCTGCGGTCTCGGACGCAACCTGGCCCACCTCGGCAACGACAGCGTGGGGGTCGACCACAACGCCGAGTCCATCGCGATCGCGCGGGAGAGGGGGCTGACGGCGTTCACGAGCGCCGAATTCCTGTCGAGCGGTTTCGCGGTGCACGGCGCCTTCGACTCGCTGCTGTTCGCGCACGTCATCGAGCATGTGTCGCGGGAGTACGCGGTGGGACTCGTGCGCGAGTACCTCCCGTACCTGAAGCCCGGCGGGACGGTCTGCTTCATCACGCCGCAGGAGCGCGGCTACGCCAGCGACACCACGCACGTGACCTTCACCGACTTCACCGACCTCGACCGGCTCTCCCGGGCGACCGGGCTGGTGCCGGTGCGGCACTACAGCTTCCCGCTGCCGCGCGCCGCGGGAAAGGCGTTCCTGTACAACGAGTTCGTCTTCCTGGCGCGCGCCGCCGCCTGAGCCGGCGGGTCAGACCCGCGCAGGCGCGGCCGGCGCGTCGACCGGGAGCAGCCGGCGCAGCTGCGTGACGTGCGCGGGCGTGAGGTCGGCGAGAGTCGGCACCTCCAGCAGCTTCATGGTGCGGACGACCTGGTCGCCGAGGATCTGGATGGTGCGGTCGACGCCGGCGCGGCCTCCCGCCATCAGCCCGTAGAGGTAGGCGCGGCCGATCAGGGTGAACTTCGCGCCGAGCGCGTAGGCGGCGACGATGTCCGCGCCGTTCATGATGCCGGTGTCGATGGCGACCTCGGTGCGGTCGCCGACCGCCTCGACGACCTTCGGCAGCAGGTGGAAGGGGATCGGCGCGCGGTCGAGCTGGCGGCCGCCGTGGTTGGAGAGCACGATCCCGTCGACGCCGAGGTCGACGAGCTTGACCGAGTCCTCCACGTTCTGGACGCCCTTGACGACGATCTTCCCCGGCCACATGCTGCGGATGATGTCGAGGTCGGCGAAGCTGATCGACGGGTCCATCGCCGCGTCGAGCAGCTCGCCGACCGTGCCGCCTGTCGAGGACAGCGACGCGAACTCCAACTTCGGCGTGGTGAGGAAGTCGTACCACCACCACGGCCGCGGGATCGCGTTGACGATGGTGCCGAGGGTGAGCTGCGGCGGGATGGAGAAGCCGTTGCGCTTGTCGCGCAGCCGCGCGCCGGCGACCGGGGTGTCGACGGTGAAGAACAGCGTGTCGAAGCCGTTCGCGGCGGCGCGGCGGACGAGCTCGTAGGAGATCTCGCGGTCGCGCATCACGTAGAGCTGGAACCAGTTGCGGCCGGTGGGGTTGGCGGCCTTCACGCCCTCGATGGACGTCGTGCCGAGCGTGGACAGCGTGAACGGGATGCCCGCGGCTCCCGCGGCCCCCGCGCCGGCGACCTCGCCCTCGGTCTGCATGAGGCGGGTGAAGCCGGTGGGCGCGATCCCGAACGGCATCGCCGACCGGCCGCCCCAGATCTCGCAGGACGTGTCGACCGTGGACACGTCGCGCAGGATCGACGGGTGGAACTCGATGTCCTGGAACGCCTGCCGCGCGCGGGCCAGCGACAGCTCGCCCTCCGCCGCGCCCTCGGTGTAGTCGAAGGCGGCCTTCGGGGTGCGGCGCTTCGCGATCGTCCGCAGGTCCTCGATGGTGAGGGCGGCGCTCAGCCGGCGCTTCTTCGCGTCGAGCTCCGGCTTCTTGAACGACAGGAGCTCGAACAGCTCGGCGGGCTTGGGGAGTTGGCGGGTGACCATGTTCGTGTGCCTAACGTGCGTCGGTGATTGGGTCGGAAGGGGACAGGGTGCGGGCGTCGCGGTAGTAGCCGCTGATGTGGTCGTGGATGCGGGTGTGCGCCGCCGCAGGGTCGCCGGCGTCGATGGCGTCGATCACGCCGCGGTGCTCGGCGCGGAGCCGGGCAGCCATGGCGTCCCAGTCCGGGATGCGCTCGGCGCCGGCGAGGACGTAGCCCTCGATGGAGTTGCGCAGACCCGCCATCATCGTCGCGACGACGGCGTTGCCCGCCGCCTCCGCGAGCGCGAGGTGGAACCGGGCGTCGAGCGCCAGGAACTCCGGCGCGGTGAGGGCGGGTTCGTCCATCGCGTCGAGAAGCTGACGCGCGTCGGCGAGGTCGACAGGGGAGTGCCCGGCCAGCTCGCCTGCGACGGACGACTCCAGCAGGAGTCGCGTACTGACCACGTCCGCGACCGGGAAACCGCTCGCCGCGACCTGGAGCCGCATGAGCGCCTCCATCCCGCCCTGCGGCCGCGCGATGATGATGGCGCCGGAGCTCGGCCCGGAGCCGGTCTGCGTGCGGATCAGTCCCATGGCCTCCAGCACCCGGACGGCCTCGCGGACGCTGGAGCGCGCGACGCCGAACTCGGCGGCCAGCGCGCGCTCGGGAGGGAGGTGGTCGCCGGGCCGCAGCCGGCCGTCGACGAGGCGCTCCTCGATGCGGGCGAGCACGCTCTCCCACGCCTTCGGCTCGGTCGTCATGGCGTCCTCTCGTGTGGTCGGACCATATGGTCAGACCACACGATAGCACGCCGTTCCAGCGCGACGGCGAGAGGCCGGCTCAGTCGGCGGGCGCGGGAGCGCGCCCGAACTCCACGTCCTCCACGCGAGAGCGCGGCATCGCGATGCCCGCCACGATGGTCAGCGCCGCGACCACGGCCACCGCCGTGAACACCGCGGTCGACGCGACCTGCACGGCCGCGGGCGAATGCGCCCCGCCGGTGCTGGACAGGATGATCGCGTTCGCGATCGCGCCGAAGACCGCTACGCCCACCGCGCTGCCGATCGACCGCGCGAACATGTTCGTCCCTGTCACGACGCCGCGCTCGCTCCACGCGACGCTCGACTGCGCCGCGATCAGCGTGGGTGTCGCGACCAGGCCCATCCCGAGCCCGACCACGAAGCAGCTCACCGCCACGAACAGCACGCTCGGGTGCACGCTCGTCGCCGCGAGGATGATCGTGCCGACGATCGCGATGCCGGTGCCGAGCAGCGCGGTGCTGCGGAAGCCGATCCGCAGGTAGAAGCGCCCGGAGATGCTGGCCGCGATGGGCCAGCCGAGCGTCAGCGCCGCGACCGCTAGGCCGGCCACCAGCGGGGGTGCGCCGACCGTGGCCTCCAGGTAGGTCGGCACGTAGGAGGTGAGGCCGATCAGGATGGCGCCGATGCCGAGCGAGATGAGCGTGGTCGTGACCAGCAGCCGCCGGGACAGCACCCAGAGCGGCATGACCGGCTCCGCCGCGCGGCGCTCCACCAGGGCGAAGGCGACCAGCAGGAGGGCGCCGAGCGCGAACGCGCCGATGCTCCACACCGAGTCCCACGCCCAGGCCTGGCCGCCCTCCAGGACGGCGAGGATGAGCAGCGACATCCCCGCGGTGAGCAGCGCGGATCCGGCGTAGTCGATGCGGTGCTTCTTGCGCTCGATGCTCTCGTGGAAGCTGCGGATCAGCATCCACGCCGCCAGGATGCAGAGCGGCACGTTGACGAAGAAGATCCACCGCCACGACAGGAACTGCGAGAACAGGCCGCCGAGCGTCGGTCCGACGACCGAGGAGATCGCCCACACGCTCGCGAGGTAGCCCTGGGTCTTGGCGCGCTCGGCCACCGTGTAGATGTCGCCCGCGATCGTCATCGACATCGGCTGGATGGCGCCGGCGCCGAGGCCCTGCAGCGCGCGGAACGCGATCAGCGCGGGCATGCTCCACGCGAACCCGCAGAGCACCGAGCCGAGGAAGAAGAGGCCGATTCCCGCCAGGACGATCGGCTTGCGCCCGACCGTGTCGGACAGCTTGGCGTAGACCGGCACCGAGACCGCCTGCGCCAGCAGGTAGATGGAGAACAGCCACGGGAACGAGGCGAAGCCGCCCAGGTCGCGCACGATCGAGGGGACGGCGGTGGCGAGGATGGTCGCGTCGATCGCGACCAGTCCGGTGGTCAGCATCAGTGCGATCAGGATCGGTCCGCGCTCGGACCGGAAGCCGACGCTCGCCCGGGAGATTTCGTTCATCCCTGTGAACAACAGCCGGTCATCCCGATCATTCCCGCGCCACGCGACTTGACGTGAAAGAAACGAACGCGCACAATCTGAAACATGTCTTTCACATCGGACGATCGACCTGCAGGAGGCCGCCACGAGGACCGCAGGACGGTCACCGACCCGCGCGCGCTCCGGGCGCTCGCCCATCCGCTCCGGCTCGCGCTGCTCGACCACCTGATGTCATTCGGCGCGAGCACCGCCAGCGACTGCGCGGAGGCGGTCGGCTCGACGCCCTCCAACTGCAGCTACCACCTGCGCGCCCTGGCGAAGTTCGGGCTGGTGGAGCGGGTGGAGGCCGAGGACGGCCGCGAGCGCCCCTGGCAGTCCACGGCCACCGGGCTCACCCTCGGCCGCACCGAGGACCCGGCGATGCAGTTCGGGGTCGACACGGTCGAGCGGTTCTTCGCCGACCATCAGATCGACGAGGACGCCGCCCGGCTGCACCGCTCGATCGCACAGCGCGACAGCGTGCCGGAGGAGTGGCGGGAGGCCAGCATCCTCTCCGGCTACGCGCTGCGGATCGCGCCGGACGAGCTCCGCGAGCTGGGGGAGCGGCTGGACGCGCTCATCCGCCCCTACATCGCGCTCACCCGCTCCGACGCCCCGGACGACAGCGCTGTTGTCGTGCTGGGCCTGAACGCCTTCCGGCACCCGGATGAGAAAAACGCCGCTGAGAAGAACGCTGAGAAGAACCCATCATGACCCGCTCACCTCTCTTCCGCCGCGACTACGGCCTGATCTGGTCGGCCGGCCTCGTCTCCGACACCGGGGACTGGCTGCTGATGATCGCCCTCCCGCTGTTCGCGTTCTCGGCGACCGGCTCCGCGCTCGGCGCCTCGACCGTGTTCCTCGCCGAGCTCATCCCGATGCTGCTCGCCGGCACCTTCCTCGGCGTGCTGGTCGACCGCTGGGATCCGCGGCGCACGATGATCGTCACCGCGCTGATCCAGGGCGTCGCCCTGCTGCCGCTGCTGGCCGCCGGCCCCGACCGGATGGGCATCGTCTACGCGGTCGCCGCGGTGCAGGCCTGCCTCGGCGCCGTGATGAACCCGGCTCGCCAGTCGACGGTGCCGCGGCTGCTGAAGCCGGACGAGCTCGGCCGCGGCAACGCGCTGCTCGCGATCAGCGACAACCTCGCCCGACTGGTCGGCTCGCCGCTCGGCGGTCTCGCGTTCGCGGTGTCCGGCCTCCCGGGCGTCGTGATCGTGGACGCCGTGTCGTTCGGCGTGACCGCCGTCCTGGTCCTCTTCACCCGTCCGCTGCCGCCGCGCGTGCACGAGCCGGGGGAGGAGTCCGCGCCCGCAGTCGAGCGCCGGCTGCTGCGGGAGTGGGTGGAGGGCATGGCAACGATCGTGCGCAGCAGGGAGCTGGCGACCGTCACGGTCATCGCCATCATCGGCAGCGTCGCGCAGGGCGTCTTCCTCGTCCTCTTCATCGTCTACGTCACCGAGAACCTGCACGCCGGGGACACGGAGGTCGGCATCCTGCGCGGCGTCCAGGCCATCGGCGGCGTGCTCGGCGGCCTCCTCACCGGGCTGATCGTGCACCGGGTCGCGCCGCGCTGGCTGATCGGCGTCGGCTACCTCGTGTTCGGCGCGCTCTCGCTGCTGACCTGGAACCTGGCCCCGGTCACGACGGCCGTCTGGGTCTACGCCGGCCTGTTCATCGCGATGGGCCTGCCCGGGGTCGCGACCGAGACGGGCGAGATCACGCTCGTGCAGACGGTCACGCCGCGCGCGGCGCTCGGGAGGGTGATCGCCGCGGTGCGGACGATCTCCGGCGCGGCCCAGGGCGTCGGCCTCCTGGTCGCCGGTCTCATCGCGGCGTCGGTCGGGACGGTCCATGTGCTGGACGCGCAGGCCTCCCTCTATCTGCTGTGCGGGGTGCTCGCCCTGGTGTTCCTCGGCGGCGGGCGCACGACGCGGGAGACCGTGCCAGAACCGGCCGCCTCCGCCGCGACGCCCTCCTGAGTCGCGACTTGACGCGAAACCCGGCCGATTGCCAGAGGTTTCGCGGATCGGCACGTAGGGTGTCGGTGTGTGGCGACTGGATAGGAAGAGCGAGGACGACGACGACATGACGTCCGACGTGCCCGAAGGGGACGCCCTGCGCCCGGCCGCCAACACCACCTCCCCGCACACCCTCAGCCTCGGCGAGGCCGGTCTCGTGGCCGGCAACATCGCCGACCACGTCTGGGCGAAGTGGCGCGAGGAGATCGCGGCGATCGGCGGCGACTCGCCGCTGCTGCACTTCGAGGACAGCCCGCGCACTCGCATCGAGCTGAGCACGACGCATCCCGGCGGCCTCCCGCAGTTCATCACCGGACAGAGCACGCTGCTCTCCAGCCTGATCCGCGACGAGCTCGCCCTGCGCACGGCGCGGGCCGCGGCCAACGCGATCACCGCGAAGGGGATCGAGCTGCGCTCGGTGCGCGGCATCGAATCCGTGCACCTCGCGATCGGTCTCGCCCAATGGCGGCACGGCACCGACGAGTTCATGGCGCCGATCCTGCTGCGCCCGATGGCGATCCGCCGCTACGGCCGGGACTTCGAACTGAAGCTCAAGGGCCAGCCGTTCCTCAACCCGGAGCTGTCCAAGGCACTGGCCGAGCAGTTCCAGATCACGCTCGACGCGAGCGCGTTCGTGGCGCTCGCCCTCGACAACGGCGCGTTCAAGCCGCAGCCGGTGATCGACCGGCTGCGCGGGCTCACCTCGCACCTGCCCTGGTTCAACGTCCAGCCGCGCCTGGTGGTGTCGTCGTTCGTCGACGTCGCGCCGGCGCTGCGCGCCGAGGCCGACGACCTGGACACCACGCTCCTGGACGCCCTGGCCGGCAACCCGACCGCGCGCACCACCATCGAGAGCGCCTTCAGCCCGGCGCAGCCCGTCCGCCAGGACGAGCGGCCGCCGGCGACCGACTCCCTCCTGCTCGACGCCGACGAGGCGCAGGAGAACGTGGTCGCGCAGATCGCCGCGGGCAACTCCCTCGTCGTCAAGACCCTCCCCGGCACCGGCGGCACCCAGACGGTCGTCAACGCGGTCGGCGCGCTGGTCGCGCAGCACAAGCGCGTCCTGGTCGTCGGTCCGCGGCGCTCCAGCCTGGAGGACATCGCCCAGCGCTTCACGAAGGTCGGCCTGCCCGGCCTCGCCGTGACGCCCCGCAGCCTGCGCCGCGACCTCATCCAGTCGATCGGCCGCAACGAGAAGGCCGAGCAGCCGCGCGTCACCGACGTGGACGACGCCCTGGTGCGCCTCCGCAAGGTGCTGCTGGACTACCGCGCCGCGCTCGCCCGCCGCGACCCCGTGCTGCACGTCTCCGTGCTCGACGCGCTCCGCGAGCTGTCCCGGCTCGCGCTGCTGCCGTCGCCGCCCTCCACCACCGCGCGCCTGAGCAGGGCCTCCATCGAGATGCTCGCCTCCGGGCGCGACGCCTCGGCGGACGCGCTCATCCGGGCCGCGCGCCTCGGCGAGTTCCGCTACGGCCCCAACGACTCGCCCTGGTACGGCGCCTCGTTCGGCACCACCGAGGAGGGCAAGGCCGCCCACGACCTCGCCAAGAAGCTCAGCCGCGCCGAGCTGCCCCGCCTGCTCGACCGCGCCAAGGCTCTGATCGGGCAGACCCGGATGCGGCCGTTCGAGTCGATCGCCGAGCTCGGCGTCTACCTGCGGCTGCTGCTCGACGTCCGGGAGACGCTGGACCGCTTCACGCCGGCCGTGTTCGACCGCTCGATCGCCGAGC is a window from the Leifsonia shinshuensis genome containing:
- a CDS encoding TetR/AcrR family transcriptional regulator — translated: MDSDRRTRLTPDERRAQLVALGVAHLADQPLDTLTIEELSARAGVSRALLFHYFGSKQGLHREVVRTARDSMLHATEPVPELPPRERLRDTLTRIVAFVRDHSGTFYSLVRGIASGDEEVRVVIEEARAEQAERVLAVFLELGAADTPLLRIGLRSWIAFAEDVLVASAIGTDLPSESIVAFLERSANGVVEAVPAA
- a CDS encoding DsbA family protein, translated to MAATGRGATTPTKNDRRAEARETARRMREEAAKKAKRRKIIVQSSVIVGIIAVLTIVGVIIFTSVSASSSVANPKNMLSGGLLLTKSDKAVTTPAIAQGAKPTPTTQTLDGKTAHIQIWLDYQCPYCDQFETTNSSQMKQMMADGTATLEIHPIAILDSSTNNQYSTRAAAAMSCVANYEPDKFFDANSALFANQPDEQTGSGLTNAKMLSLFKTVGVDSADVTKCVNQQTFSKFVTDRTNEAVGNSQLKNPSTGSFGTPTVFVNGERYQGGFTDASQFAAFVAAAVKDAGSSGTYSFPKP
- a CDS encoding class I SAM-dependent methyltransferase codes for the protein MTADDAARSSGSATAGAEYAARLRRLDQSRWRRVLNVQAPYRWNIRRLQLGRVLDVGCGLGRNLAHLGNDSVGVDHNAESIAIARERGLTAFTSAEFLSSGFAVHGAFDSLLFAHVIEHVSREYAVGLVREYLPYLKPGGTVCFITPQERGYASDTTHVTFTDFTDLDRLSRATGLVPVRHYSFPLPRAAGKAFLYNEFVFLARAAA
- a CDS encoding alpha-hydroxy acid oxidase, which codes for MVTRQLPKPAELFELLSFKKPELDAKKRRLSAALTIEDLRTIAKRRTPKAAFDYTEGAAEGELSLARARQAFQDIEFHPSILRDVSTVDTSCEIWGGRSAMPFGIAPTGFTRLMQTEGEVAGAGAAGAAGIPFTLSTLGTTSIEGVKAANPTGRNWFQLYVMRDREISYELVRRAAANGFDTLFFTVDTPVAGARLRDKRNGFSIPPQLTLGTIVNAIPRPWWWYDFLTTPKLEFASLSSTGGTVGELLDAAMDPSISFADLDIIRSMWPGKIVVKGVQNVEDSVKLVDLGVDGIVLSNHGGRQLDRAPIPFHLLPKVVEAVGDRTEVAIDTGIMNGADIVAAYALGAKFTLIGRAYLYGLMAGGRAGVDRTIQILGDQVVRTMKLLEVPTLADLTPAHVTQLRRLLPVDAPAAPARV
- a CDS encoding FadR/GntR family transcriptional regulator is translated as MTTEPKAWESVLARIEERLVDGRLRPGDHLPPERALAAEFGVARSSVREAVRVLEAMGLIRTQTGSGPSSGAIIIARPQGGMEALMRLQVAASGFPVADVVSTRLLLESSVAGELAGHSPVDLADARQLLDAMDEPALTAPEFLALDARFHLALAEAAGNAVVATMMAGLRNSIEGYVLAGAERIPDWDAMAARLRAEHRGVIDAIDAGDPAAAHTRIHDHISGYYRDARTLSPSDPITDAR
- a CDS encoding MDR family MFS transporter, which encodes MNEISRASVGFRSERGPILIALMLTTGLVAIDATILATAVPSIVRDLGGFASFPWLFSIYLLAQAVSVPVYAKLSDTVGRKPIVLAGIGLFFLGSVLCGFAWSMPALIAFRALQGLGAGAIQPMSMTIAGDIYTVAERAKTQGYLASVWAISSVVGPTLGGLFSQFLSWRWIFFVNVPLCILAAWMLIRSFHESIERKKHRIDYAGSALLTAGMSLLILAVLEGGQAWAWDSVWSIGAFALGALLLVAFALVERRAAEPVMPLWVLSRRLLVTTTLISLGIGAILIGLTSYVPTYLEATVGAPPLVAGLAVAALTLGWPIAASISGRFYLRIGFRSTALLGTGIAIVGTIILAATSVHPSVLFVAVSCFVVGLGMGLVATPTLIAAQSSVAWSERGVVTGTNMFARSIGSAVGVAVFGAIANAIILSSTGGAHSPAAVQVASTAVFTAVAVVAALTIVAGIAMPRSRVEDVEFGRAPAPAD
- a CDS encoding ArsR/SmtB family transcription factor gives rise to the protein MSFTSDDRPAGGRHEDRRTVTDPRALRALAHPLRLALLDHLMSFGASTASDCAEAVGSTPSNCSYHLRALAKFGLVERVEAEDGRERPWQSTATGLTLGRTEDPAMQFGVDTVERFFADHQIDEDAARLHRSIAQRDSVPEEWREASILSGYALRIAPDELRELGERLDALIRPYIALTRSDAPDDSAVVVLGLNAFRHPDEKNAAEKNAEKNPS
- a CDS encoding MFS transporter translates to MTRSPLFRRDYGLIWSAGLVSDTGDWLLMIALPLFAFSATGSALGASTVFLAELIPMLLAGTFLGVLVDRWDPRRTMIVTALIQGVALLPLLAAGPDRMGIVYAVAAVQACLGAVMNPARQSTVPRLLKPDELGRGNALLAISDNLARLVGSPLGGLAFAVSGLPGVVIVDAVSFGVTAVLVLFTRPLPPRVHEPGEESAPAVERRLLREWVEGMATIVRSRELATVTVIAIIGSVAQGVFLVLFIVYVTENLHAGDTEVGILRGVQAIGGVLGGLLTGLIVHRVAPRWLIGVGYLVFGALSLLTWNLAPVTTAVWVYAGLFIAMGLPGVATETGEITLVQTVTPRAALGRVIAAVRTISGAAQGVGLLVAGLIAASVGTVHVLDAQASLYLLCGVLALVFLGGGRTTRETVPEPAASAATPS